In Canis lupus familiaris isolate Mischka breed German Shepherd chromosome 5, alternate assembly UU_Cfam_GSD_1.0, whole genome shotgun sequence, a genomic segment contains:
- the PLEKHN1 gene encoding pleckstrin homology domain-containing family N member 1, with product MGNSHCVPQAPRRLRASFSRKPSLKGNREDGTRKLAGLFGIEAGPDQDATADKIFYYIPGTDIRGLESPRENLEQPFLSVFKKGRRRVPVRNLGKVIHYAKVQLRFQHSQDVSDCYLELFPSYLHFQAHGSKGLTFQGLLPLMELSVCPLEGSREHAFQITGPLPAPLHVLCPSQTELGRWLFHLEKQIALVGGLQRCHLAPPQGAPEDELPWTLQHSLTQLRMESGHQMVGSAICASRVKLQHLPSQEQWDRLLVLYPTSLAIFSEEADGLCFKAELPLSAIHINLEEKEKQIRSFLIEGRFINTIRVVCASYEDYSHWLLCLQTVSHRDGVPLLLGPERFPGLRVSTQAMGGGRGSLSSDGRTSWDSGCPAPPSTHTSHSLPESSVTSTAGCPAQLIPDQANPGCTGISRQRAELRRSSSSRSPRSKARGEGRSLATSLYLDLTKLSKQSLEDHPEAPDDPMRTPHSPLYADPYTPPANSQHKITDVQGLDEFLSAVQSSLGPESSSPFPSISVSVPVSDSSSGPSGPHLLSKKGAPQPRASQRHRGSVKGRRPPHLGSPQHVSPQRDVSPDPPLPPSGGHPPTSYDNILDKASSLSHQRWPRGEPEAGGGLIQWI from the exons ATGGGAAACAGCCACTGCGTCCCTCAGGCCCCTAGGAGGCTCCGGGCTTCCTTCTCCAGAAAGCCTTCGCTGAAGGGAAATAG AGAGGATGGCACAAGGAAGCTGGCTGGCCTGTTTGGCATCGAGGCCGGTCCTGACCAGGACGCCACTGCTGACAAGATCTTCTACTACATCCCTGGGACG GACATCCGGGGCCTGGAGAGCCCGCGAGAAAACCTGGAACAGCCATTCCTGAGTGTGTTCAAGAAGGGGCGGCGGAGGGTACCTGTGAGGAATCTGGGCAAGGTTATACACTACGCCAAGGTCCAGCTACGATTCCAACATAGCCAG GACGTCAGCGACTGCTACCTGGAGTTGTTCCCCTCCTACCTCCACTTCCAGGCCCATGGTTCCAAAGGACTCACCTTCCAG GGGCTGTTACCACTGATGGAGCTGAGTGTCTGCCCGCTTGAGGGGTCCAGAGAGCATGCCTTCCAGATCACAG GCCCGCTGCCTGCTCCCCTTCATGTGCTCTGCCCCAGCCAGACTGAGCTAGGCCGCTGGCTGTTCCACCTGGAAAAGCAGATAGCCCTCGTGGGAGGGTTGCAGCGCTGCCACTTGGCACCCCCTCAG GGTGCCCCTGAGGATGAGCTGCCCTGGACTCTGCAGCACAGTCTGACCCAGCTACGGATGGAATCAGGGCATCAAATGGTGGGCAGTGCCATCTGTGCCTCGAGGGTCAAGCTGCAGCATCTGCCCTCACAG GAGCAATGGGACCGGCTCCTGGTCCTGTACCCAACATCTCTGGCTATCTTTTCCGAAGAAGCAGATGGCCTTTGCTTTAAG GCGGAACTCCCACTCAGCGCCATCCACATCAAcctggaagagaaggagaagcagatccGCTCTTTCCTGATTGAAG GCCGCTTCATCAACACTATCCGAGTGGTGTGCGCCAGCTACGAGGACTACAGCCACTGGCTGCTCTGCCTGCAGACTGTCTCCCACAGGGATGGAGTCCCCCTACTGCTGGGCCCTGAGCGCTTCCCGGGGCTGCGGGTGTCTACACAG GCCATGGGTGGCGGCCGGGGCTCACTCTCCTCAGATGGACGAACCAGCTGGGACTCGGGGTGCCCAgcacccccctccacccacacCAGCCACTCTCTCCCTGAGTCCTCAGTGACATCCACAGCAGGCTGCCCTGCCCAGCTTATACCT GACCAGGCCAACCCTGGCTGCACCGGCAtcagcaggcagagggcagagctgaGACGGAGCAGCAGCAGCCGGTCACCCAGGAGCAAGGCCCGGGGTGAGGGACGCAGCCTGGCCACTTCATTGTACTTGGACCTGACCAAG CTGAGCAAGCAGAGCCTAGAGGACCACCCTGAGGCCCCAGACGACCCTATGAGGACCCCACACTCCCCACTCTATGCTGATCCCTACACACCACCTGCTAACTCCCAGCACAAGATCACAGACGTCCAGGGCCTGGATGAG TTCCTCAGCGCAGTGCAGAGCTCACTAGGACCTGAGTCCTCGAGCCCATTCCCCTCCATCTCTGTGTCCGTGCCCGTCTCCGACTCCAGCTCCGGACCCTCCGGTCCCCACTTGCTCTCCAAGAAGGGAGCCCCACAGCCTAGAGCCTCCCAGAGGCACCGAGGCTCCGTCAAGGGCCGGAGGCCACCACACCTGGGCTCCCCTCAGCAT GTCTCCCCTCAGAGGGACGTCTCACCCGACCCCCCGCTGCCTCCCTCAG GTGGCCATCCCCCCACAAGCTATGACAACATCTTGGACAAAGCTTCATCTCTCTCCCACCAGCGGTGGCCCCGAGGAGAACCTGAGGCTGGAGGGGGGCTCATCCAGTGGATCTGA
- the PERM1 gene encoding PGC-1 and ERR-induced regulator in muscle protein 1 isoform X4, translating into MENFQYSIQLSDQDWAEFSATAEECGLLQASLASGDELLSSDIDQGDRSGSSPLGPPPLLEGQPGSQGRGWPSFKKEDKAATRPLVSRSWHEPGLALGADQQMPSTSTLSEALLSLGSDAAPPGQSSSLLGPVSSRDKMQKLLQGPASQGPAPSPSGEPPQSSESPGCSSAPQKPPGSPGALPCSPSRKKRRSAGAKGGRCLSTPDSAPTQLGSLLLADVKPKEDLGLAGSRGKGLSAETAEQTAGTGQDELGPDSAGAPAQVTRQGTDLDLSTPVPTTEQGTDLLRMTPTAKLHTMSTPPQETHADISMAKSDVALSTHASKLQPDTPLSTPTSKSRLDMDLPMLGPVVKLEVDSSTLASPHLVSKAQPDVGVSTPTPIPQAGPDEVKVEVAPMAKLCLSPVVSPGGPQEKPREEEASAGTPGYHSGEPPLGPVQAPKKKKVRFSMAVPSPEEPGSGDTSPPSPATAQPSSPRTTVGARGGPGAWDAMAVGPRSPQPRILKHLPPPSPSASVGSRPRNSFAVTLPEAYEFLFCDTIEEEDEQAEEEAEAGQALAEVQWPDTCEFFFQDCQAQRSGPQGSHSVAQPPPAEPVPAPPPGDPVPISIPEAYEHFLGEDSSGGRLELAAFLQRPATEHASLVPWGVGPGTLPEPSPATAEQLSLAVKQAGEPRDLLTSFTFSQNDMCLVFVAFATWAVRTSDLHTPDAWKTVLLANIGTISAIHYFRRQVGQVRRSRSRSRSRSPSPSS; encoded by the exons ATGGAAAACTTCCAGTACAGCATTCAGCTGAGTGACCAGGATTGGGCTGAGTTTTCAGCCACAGCTGAGGAGTGTGGCCTCCTCCAGGCCAGCTTGGCATCTGGGGATGAACTCTTGTCCAGTGACATTGACCAAGGGGACAGGAGTGGCAGCAGTCCCCTTGGGCCTCCACCCCTTCTCGAAGGACAGCCGGGCTCTCAGGGGAGGGGCTGGCCCAGCTTCAAGAAGGAGGACAAGGCAGCCACCCGGCCACTGGTCAGCAGGTCTTGGCATGAACCTGGCTTGGCCCTGGGGGCCGATCAGCAGATGCCCAGCACGTCCACACTGTCAGAAGCTTTGCTGTCCCTCGGATCTGATGCCGCCCCTCCAGGCCAGAGCTCGTCCCTTCTAGGGCCAGTGTCTTCCAGAGACAAGATGCAGAAGCTTCTGCAGGGGCCGgcctcccagggccctgcccctAGTCCCTCTGGCGAGCCTCCTCAGAGCTCTGAGTCTCCCGGCTGCAGCAGTGCTCCCCAGAAGCCCCCTGGTAGCCCAGGAGCCCTACCATGCAGCCCGAGCCGAAAGAAGAGGCGCTCTGCTGGAGCCAAGGGAGGCAGGTGCTTGAGCACCCCAGACTCTGCTCCCACCCAGCTGGGTTCCCTGCTGCTTGCTGATGTCAAGCCCAAGGAGGATCTTGGCCTGGCTGGGTCCAGGGGGAAGGGTCTCTCGGCTGAGACAGCAGAGCAGACAGCAGGAACCGGGCAGGATGAACTGGGTCCAGACTCTGCAGGAGCCCCTGCACAGGTGACCAGGCAAGGAACAGATCTGGATCTGTCTACACCTGTCCCTACGACCGAACAAGGTACAGACCTACTCAGAATGACCCCTACAGCTAAGCTACATACCATGTCCACACCTCCCCAGGAGACTCATGCAGATATCTCAATGGCTAAGTCAGATGTGGCTCTGTCTACACATGCCTCCAAGCTTCAACCTGACACGCCTCTGTCTACACCTACCTCCAAATCTAGACTGGACATGGATCTGCCTATGCTAGGCCCAGTGGTTAAGCTGGAGGTGGATTCATCTACACTTGCTTCGCCTCACCTTGTTTCCAAGGCCCAACCTGATGTGGGTGTGTCTACACCCACTCCCATTCCCCAGGCTGGGCCAGACGAGGTGAAAGTGGAGGTTGCCCCAATGGCCAAGTTGTGTTTGAGCCCTGTTGTGTCTCCAGGAGGACCCCaagagaagcccagagaggaggaggcttCAGCAGGTACCCCTGGATATCACTCAGGGGAGCCCCCACTAGGCCCTGTCCAAGCACCCAAGAAGAAGAAAGTACGATTTTCCATGGCTGTGCCCAGTCCTGAGGAGCCAGGTTCAGGGGACACCTCACCACCTTCACCAGCCACAGCCCAGCCCTCATCCCCCAGGACCACAGTGGGGGCCCGAGGggggcctggagcctgggacGCCATGGCTGTGGGGCCCCGGTCTCCGCAGCCTCGGATCCTCAAACACCTGCCTCCCCCTTCGCCCTCTGCTTCAGTGGGGTCCAGGCCCAGGAACAGCTTTGCAGTGACCCTCCCGGAAGCCTATGAGTTCTTGTTCTGTGACACTATTGAGGAGGAGGATGAACAGGCTGAGGAGGAGGCAGAAGCTGGCCAGGCCTTGGCTGAAGTACAGTGGCCAGACACGTGTGAGTTCTTCTTCCAGGACTGCCAAGCCCAGAGATCCGGGCCCCAGGGGAGCCACTCTGTGGCCCAGCCCCCACCAGCAGAGCctgtgcctgcccctccccctggagaCCCTGTGCCCATCTCCATCCCCGAGGCCTACGAACACTTCCTTGGAGAGGACTCTTCAGGGGGCCGGCTGGAGCTGGCTGCCTTTCTCCAGCGGCCGGCCACCGAGCACGCCAGCTTGGTCCCCTGGGGAGTGGGGCCTGGCACCCTaccagagcccagcccagccacagCAGAGCAGCTCAGTCTGGCAGTCAAGCAAGCAG GGGAACCCCGAGATCTTCTCACCTCATTCACCTTCAGCCAGAATGACATGTGCTTGGTGTTTGTAGCCTTTGCTACCTGGGCTGTGAGAACATCAGATCTCCACACCCCAGATGCCTGGAAAACAG TCTTGTTGGCCAACATCGGTACCATCTCTGCTATCCACTACTTCCGCCGGCAGGTGGGGCAGGTtcgccgcagccgcagccgcagccgcagccgcagccccagccccagctcttaG